In the genome of Magnolia sinica isolate HGM2019 chromosome 2, MsV1, whole genome shotgun sequence, one region contains:
- the LOC131236424 gene encoding flavonol synthase/flavanone 3-hydroxylase-like isoform X1, which produces MEVERVQSIASTHLSKDNIPTEFIRLENEQPGTTTFYGPIPEIPIVDLSDKDHNRVVREIAKASEEFGIFRVVNHGIPTDVIEKLQSVGKAFFQLPEEEKEKYAIKPGSEKLEGYGTKLQKESEGKKAWVDFFFHNVWPPSSVNYDAWPRNPNYKEANEEYAKHVMVVVDTILANLSLGLGLEGGVLKDAVGGADLEYLLKINYYPPCPRPDLALGVVAHTDMSAVTILVPNDVSGLQVFKDDIWFNVEYIPNALIVHIGDQIEILSNGKYKAVLHRSTVNKEKTRMSWPVFCSPPQEMFVGPLPQLVKEENPPRFKTKKYKDYQHCKLNKLPQ; this is translated from the exons ATGGAGGTCGAACGGGTGCAATCTATCGCTTCTACACACTTGTCCAAAGACAACATCCCTACGGAATTCATCCGATTAGAGAACGAGCAACCGGGCACCACCACATTCTACGGTCCCATCCCAGAGATCCCGATCGTCGATCTCAGCGACAAAGATCACAATCGAGTGGTTCGAGAGATTGCAAAAGCTAGCGAGGAGTTTGGTATTTTCCGAGTCGTGAATCATGGGATCCCCACCGATGTAATAGAGAAGCTGCAGAGCGTAGGGAAGGCGTTCTTCCAATTAccagaagaagagaaggaaaagtACGCTATAAAGCCAGGGTCTGAGAAGCTGGAAGGCTATGGTACGAAACTGCAGAAGGAGTCGGAAGGGAAAAAGGCTTGGGTGGATTTCTTCTTCCACAATGTATGGCCGCCTTCTTCCGTCAACTACGACGCTTGGCCCCGGAACCCTAATTACAA GGAGGCTAACGAGGAATATGCAAAGCACGTGATGGTTGTGGTGGACACGATCCTAGCTAACCTTTCCCTAGGGCTCGGTCTGGAAGGCGGGGTGCTAAAAGACGCCGTCGGTGGCGCGGACCTTGAGTATCTTTTGAAAATAAACTATTACCCACCTTGCCCTCGGCCAGATCTGGCGTTGGGTGTGGTGGCCCATACAGACATGTCAGCTGTGACGATTCTCGTGCCCAACGATGTCTCAGGCCTTCAAGTCTTCAAAGACGACATCTGGTTCAACGTCGAGTACATCCCCAATGCTCTCATTGTCCACATAGGTGACCAGATCGAG ATACTAAGTAATGGAAAATATAAGGCAGTATTGCATAGGAGTACGGTGAACAAGGAGAAGACGAGGATGTCTTGGCCAGTCTTTTGCTCGCCACCACAAGAGATGTTTGTGGGCCCTCTCCCACAGCTTGTTAAAGAAGAAAATCCTCCCAGATTCAAGACTAAGAAATACAAAGATTACCAGCACTGCAAGCTTAATAAGCTTCCCCAGTAG
- the LOC131236424 gene encoding flavonol synthase/flavanone 3-hydroxylase-like isoform X2: protein MEVERVQSIASTHLSKDNIPTEFIRLENEQPGTTTFYGPIPEIPIVDLSDKDHNRVVREIAKASEEFGIFRVVNHGIPTDVIEKLQSVGKAFFQLPEEEKEKYAIKPGSEKLEGYGTKLQKESEGKKAWVDFFFHNVWPPSSVNYDAWPRNPNYKEANEEYAKHVMVVVDTILANLSLGLGLEGGVLKDAVGGADLEYLLKINYYPPCPRPDLALGVVAHTDMSAVTILVPNDVSGLQVFKDDIWFNVEYIPNALIVHIGDQIEKVACGEKNGSVLKARLKTVLAFSSKQESNRYCYLTVNQPLKS from the exons ATGGAGGTCGAACGGGTGCAATCTATCGCTTCTACACACTTGTCCAAAGACAACATCCCTACGGAATTCATCCGATTAGAGAACGAGCAACCGGGCACCACCACATTCTACGGTCCCATCCCAGAGATCCCGATCGTCGATCTCAGCGACAAAGATCACAATCGAGTGGTTCGAGAGATTGCAAAAGCTAGCGAGGAGTTTGGTATTTTCCGAGTCGTGAATCATGGGATCCCCACCGATGTAATAGAGAAGCTGCAGAGCGTAGGGAAGGCGTTCTTCCAATTAccagaagaagagaaggaaaagtACGCTATAAAGCCAGGGTCTGAGAAGCTGGAAGGCTATGGTACGAAACTGCAGAAGGAGTCGGAAGGGAAAAAGGCTTGGGTGGATTTCTTCTTCCACAATGTATGGCCGCCTTCTTCCGTCAACTACGACGCTTGGCCCCGGAACCCTAATTACAA GGAGGCTAACGAGGAATATGCAAAGCACGTGATGGTTGTGGTGGACACGATCCTAGCTAACCTTTCCCTAGGGCTCGGTCTGGAAGGCGGGGTGCTAAAAGACGCCGTCGGTGGCGCGGACCTTGAGTATCTTTTGAAAATAAACTATTACCCACCTTGCCCTCGGCCAGATCTGGCGTTGGGTGTGGTGGCCCATACAGACATGTCAGCTGTGACGATTCTCGTGCCCAACGATGTCTCAGGCCTTCAAGTCTTCAAAGACGACATCTGGTTCAACGTCGAGTACATCCCCAATGCTCTCATTGTCCACATAGGTGACCAGATCGAG AAAGTGGCGTGTGGTGAGAAAAATGGTAGCGTATTAAAAGCTAGATTGAAGACGGTGTTGGCGTTTTCTTCTAAACAAGAAAGCAACAGATATTGTTATTTAACAGttaatcaacctttgaaaagctAG
- the LOC131236425 gene encoding flavonol synthase/flavanone 3-hydroxylase-like, with protein sequence MEVERVQSLASVGLNELPSQFVRPAHEQPANTKAVQGVKVPKISLSQPDHVVKDQVASASREWGFFVLTDHGISADLIRCLQDSGKEFFQLPQEEKERYANDPTSGNMEGYGTKMTKNLEQKVEWIDYYFHLMAPLSRVNYKLWPTNPPSYREVTEEYGKEVMRVVDQLLELLSVDLGLERTALKATIGGDRIELEMKINFYPPCPQPELALGVEPHTDMSALTLLVQNDVPGLQLWKDGNWVTVDYSPDALFVHIGDQMEVLSNGKYKSILHRSLVSKDQKRMSWAVFCAPPGDAVIGPLPQLVGDDNPPLFNTKTYKEFQYRKFNKLPQ encoded by the exons ATGGAAGTGGAGAGAGTGCAGTCCCTTGCTTCAGTAGGCCTCAATGAGCTGCCGTCGCAGTTTGTGCGGCCCGCTCACGAGCAGCCTGCTAATACCAAGGCCGTCCAAGGAGTCAAGGTGCCCAAGATCTCTCTATCTCAACCAGATCATGTTGTCAAGGATCAAGTTGCTAGTGCATCCAGGGAGTGGGGGTTCTTCGTGCTCACTGACCATGGCATCTCGGCCGATCTCATCAGATGTCTCCAGGACTCTGGGAAGGAGTTCTTCCAGCTCCCACAGGAAGAGAAGGAGAGATATGCCAATGACCCAACATCCGGAAACATGGAGGGATATGGCACCAAGATGACCAAGAACCTTGAGCAGAAGGTAGAGTGGATTGATTACTATTTCCACCTCATGGCTCCTCTTTCCAGGGTCAATTACAAGCTGTGGCCTACCAATCCTCCGTCCTACAG AGAAGTGACAGAGGAATATGGAAAGGAAGTAATGAGAGTGGTGGATCAGTTATTGGAGCTGCTTTCTGTGGACCTCGGCCTGGAACGAACAGCCCTAAAGGCTACTATTGGGGGTGACAGGATTGAGTTGGAGATGAAGATCAACTTCTACCCGCCATGCCCGCAACCTGAACTAGCCCTAGGGGTTGAGCCCCACACAGACATGAGTGCGCTCACCTTACTCGTCCAAAACGATGTCCCAGGCCTTCAGTTGTGGAAGGACGGCAACTGGGTCACTGTTGATTACTCGCCAGACGCCCTATTTGTCCACATCGGTGACCAGATGGAG GTTTTGAGCAATGGGAAATACAAGAGCATTCTTCATAGGAGCCTGGTGAGCAAGGATCAGAAGAGGATGTCGTGGGCCGTGTTTTGCGCACCCCCAGGGGATGCTGTGATTGGACCTCTTCCTCAGCTGGTTGGTGATGACAACCCGCCATTGTTTAATACCAAGACGTACAAGGAGTTTCAGTACCGCAAGTTCAATAAGCTCCCGCAGTAA